Proteins co-encoded in one Periophthalmus magnuspinnatus isolate fPerMag1 chromosome 20, fPerMag1.2.pri, whole genome shotgun sequence genomic window:
- the flt1 gene encoding vascular endothelial growth factor receptor 1 isoform X2 encodes MDLALFCLLCGLYSVLAIEGRYSAPVLDVKSQQLVLSSDQTLLLNCRGRWKLMWFHPPALAAEQVKVVNSRCGRTKQHYCSLLTISHAKADNTGFYKCYYEHRPERNTSVYTYITDSHRPFVEHSGMSPNVLYKKEKEPLIIPCRVTHPNTTVTLTKFSSGQRVSPDQRNILWDSTIGFTIRSPTFYYTGPFFCETFRGGAALKSRIYIVHRTVSNILEVYLNSSGSVHALRGDRLVLNCTATGELNTRVNITWDYPGQNNSFHSITKRIYRHRTHILFYSILTIPKLQHSDRGQYTCRVSSGDNLKQQGVPVTIYDHPFIRLKPRQGCIIETEVGQKSYKISPKLRAFPTPEVMWLKDGRIAAEQCSRYHLDGHSLVIRDVAEEDAGKYTILVRNQEHGLCQNLTFTLLVKVKPEIGEKAVSLQDPGPVPKGSRQALHCTSHGIPPPHIHWSWHPCPPKGLAAAPRA; translated from the exons ATGGACCTGGCACTTTTTTGCCTCTTATGTGGATTGTACTCAGTTTTGGCCATAG AGGGAAGGTATAGTGCACCTGTTTTGGATGTGAAATCTCAACAACTTGTCCTAAGCTCAGACCAAACATTGCTACTCAACTGCAG GGGCCGCTGGAAGCTGATGTGGTTTCATCCTCCAGCTCTGGCAGCAGAGCAGGTTAAAGTGGTAAACTCTCGCTGTGGAAGGACTAAACAGCATTACTGCAGCCTCCTGACCATCAGCCACGCTAAGGCTGACAACACAGGCTTTTACAAGTGCTACTATGAGCATCGGCCGGAGAGGAACACGTCTGTGTACACTTATATCACAG ACAGCCATCGGCcatttgtggaacattcaggaaTGAGCCCAAATGTGCTGTACAAGAAGGAGAAAGAACCACTCATCATCCCCTGCCGCGTCACCCACCCAAATACTACTGTCACACTGACCAAG TTCTCAAGCGGACAAAGGGTGAGCCCAGATCAGAGAAACATCCTCTGGGACAGTACGATTGGCTTTACCATTCGCAGCCCGACCTTTTATTACACAGGGCCTTTCTTCTGTGAGACCTTCAGAGGTGGTGCAGCTCTAAAGTCACGGATATACATTGTACATAGGACAG TGAGCAACATCCTGGAGGTGTACCTGAACAGCAGTGGGTCAGTGCACGCACTGAGGGGGGACAGACTCGTCCTGAACTGCACTGCAACAGGGGAGCTAAACACAAGGGTCAACATCACCTGGGACTATCCTGGTCAG AACAACAGTTTCCATTCCATCACAAAGAGGATCTATAGACACAGAACGCACATCTTGTTCTACAGCATCCTGACCATCCCAAAGCTCCAGCATTCCGACCGCGGCCAGTACACCTGCCGCGTGTCCAGCGGAGACAACCTTAAACAGCAAGGAGTGCCAGTGACCATTTATG ACCATCCATTCATCCGCCTCAAGCCCAGACAAGGATGCATAATAGAAACAGAAGTCGGACAGAAATCCTACAAGATCTCTCCAAAACTGCGAGCGTTCCCTACCCCAGAAGTCATGTG GTTAAAAGATGGTAGAATTGCTGCAGAACAGTGCTCCAGATATCATTTAGATGGGCACTCCTTAGTCATTCGGGATGTTGCAGAAGAGGACGCAGGAAAATACACTATCCTGGTACGAAACCAGGAGCATGGACTTTGTCAGAACCTAACGTTCACCCTGCTGGTGAAAG TGAAACCGGAGATTGGGGAGAAAGCGGTGTCATTACAGGACCCTGGTCCCGTCCCAAAGGGAAGCAGACAAGCATTGCACTGCACATCACATGGGATACCCCCACCTCACATCCACTGGTCCTGGCACCCTTGTCCTCCAAAAGGCCT CGCGGCTGCACCGCGAGCCTGA
- the tmprss7 gene encoding transmembrane protease serine 7, with the protein MFVVVVIIWSLLWVFMFRRESNSGAYFAGMFRVANVEFIPEYRQVESHEFASMANKIQHVVSYVYKQSSVSRLYKQAVISDLSNNNKGGVLVHFWMVFVVPRLKTPAVCEECVGAIFRDSVYTSLQNRSSVGYLLSLPVDLDSILINAVQRSDYTSIAAGSQCIEKLYANLPGMRIPLNVFSSWGGVSCHVKLTAAPGFLIRLTVSSFLVQPTDCVDDGLVVYDALLPMRGRILLRLCEPVTEAFSLVSTSNVMLLSFTMTSGNKNFRGDFEAIIEELCLSRIEIKSHPDFTGDLYSPFYPSLLPPQCSCTWTFQTYSSALGVALHFKNYVLKLKDMKACDQGWWKINEVIYCGTYVDHSTVFRISNPSPEVEFRCSSRTSVQAFEASYTSYNISQPCPESHFLCTTGLCVDKVRRCDGLDDCQDESDEIFCSRPSTNCAGSGSLHPLFVCNGERDCSNGVDEINCTQETTCSGISFQCSSGPCILKKNAKCDGVFDCRDQSDERDCECGDPSPVKKEASSSSERIVGGVNSVEGEWPWQVSLLFSGSMYCGASVLSSDWLVSAAHCFSKDRLSDPRLWRAHLGMLNQGNAKHEAEIQRIVVHKYYNAFTFDYDIALLQLKKPWPPTLSALIKPVCLPPPSHTVTDSHLCWVTGWGYRSEGDKVLPTVLLKAQVFIQSQTDCKKSYSLASPRMLCAGVPSGEQDACRGDSGGPLSCQEPGGGRWFLIGIVSWGLGCGRPNLPGVYTRVSKFTSWIYSHIS; encoded by the exons ATGTTTGTGGTTGTGGTCATCATTTGGTCTCTGCTCTGGGTCTTTATGT TTCGCAGAGAAAGCAACAGTGGAGCATATTTCGCCGGCATGTTTCGTGTTGCCAATGTGGAGTTCATCCCAGAGTACCGACAGGTTGAGTCCCATGAGTTTGCATCCAtggcaaataaaatacaacacgtG GTGAGTTATGTTTACAAGCAGTCCTCCGTGTCCAGACTCTACAAGCAGGCTGTAATTTCAGACCTCAG TAACAACAACAAGGGTGGTGTCCTGGTGCACTTCTGGATGGTGTTTGTTGTTCCTCGTTTGAAGACGCCGGCCGTTTGTGAAGAGTGTGTCGGGGCCATTTTCAGGGACTCGGTTTACACCAGTCTGCAGAACCGCTCCTCCGTGGGCTATCTGCTCAGCCTGCCAGTGGATCTGGACTCCATCCTCATCAACG CAGTCCAACGGTCTGATTATACATCCATTGCAGCAG GTTCACAGTGTATTGAGAAACTATATGCCAACCTTCCCGGAATGAGGATTCCTCTAAATGTGTTCTCATCATGGGGTGGTGTCAGTTGCCATGTAAAGCTGACCGCTGCTCCTGGGTTTCTGATCCGACTGACAGTCAGCTCTTTCCTTGTTCAGCCAACAGACTGTGTGGATGATGGCCTGGTGGTGTATGACGCTCTGCTGCCCATGAGGGGGCGCATTCTGCTGCG GTTGTGTGAGCCAGTGACCGAGGCTTTCTCCCTGGTGTCTACCTCCAATGTGATGTTGTTATCGTTCACTATGACAAGTGGGAACAAGAACTTCAGGGGGGACTTTGAGGCCATCATTGAGGAAT TATGTCTGTCTCGCATTGAGATCAAGTCACATCCTGACTTTACTGGTGATCTCTACAGCCCCTTCTACCCCAGTCTACTGCCCCCACAGTGCTCCTGCACCTGGACATTTCAG ACCTACAGTTCAGCTTTGGGAGTGGCTCTACATTTCAAAAACTATGTTTTAAAATTGAAAGACATGAAGGCTTGTGACCAAGGCTGGTGGAAAATCAATGAAGTGAT TTACTGTGGGACCTATGTAGACCACAGCACAGTGTTTCGGATCAGTAACCCAAGTCCAGAGGTCGAGTTTCGCTGTAGCTCTCGTACCTCAGTTCAGGCTTTTGAGGCGTCTTACACCAGTTACAATATCAGCCAGC cCTGTCCAGAGAGCCACTTCCTGTGCACCACCGGTCTGTGTGTGGACAAAGTCAGACGGTGTGATGGCCTGGACGACTGCCAGGATGAGAGCGATGAAATCTTCTGTT CAAGACCATCAACTAACTGTGCAGGCAGCGGTTCTCTTCACCCTCTGTTTGTGTGtaatggagagagagactgttCTAATGGAGTAGATGAGATCAACTGCACTCAAG AAACTACCTGCTCAGGCATAAGCTTCCAGTGCAGCAGTGGGCCCTGTATCCTGAAGAAAAATGCTAAATGTGATGGTGTTTTTGACTGTAGGGACCAAAGTGATGAGAGGGACTGTG AATGTGGCGACCCCTCTCCGGTAAAGAAAGAAGCCTCATCTTCATCTGAACGCATTGTGGGTGGGGTCAACTCGGTGGAAGGGGAGTGGCCGTGGCAGGTCAGCCTGCTCTTCTCTGGGAGCATGTACTGTGGGGCCTCAGTGctctcttctgattggctcGTGTCAGCTGCTCACTGCTTCAGCAAAGACAG GTTGTCGGACCCACGTCTCTGGAGAGCTCACCTGGGCATGCTGAACCAAGGCAATGCCAAGCATGAGGCGGAGATCCAAAGAATTGTAGTTCACAAGTATTACAACGCATTTACCTTTGATTATGACATTGCACTGCTGCAGCTGAAGAAACCCTGGCCACCCACCCTCAGTGCCCTGATCAAGCCTGTGTGCCTGCCCCCTCCATCCCACACTGTTACAGACAGCCACCTTTGCTGGGTCACCGGGTGGGGCTACCGCTCAGAGGGGG ACAAAGTGCTGCCCACAGTACTACTGAAAGCACAGGTGTTTATCCAAAGCCAGACAGATTGTAAGAAAAGCTACAGTCTGGCCTCTCCTCGGATGCTGTGTGCAGGAGTGCCCTCTGGAGAGCAGGACGCCTGCCGG ggtgaCTCTGGGGGTCCTCTTTCGTGCCAGGAACCTGGTGGTGGTCGCTGGTTCCTCATTGGCATTGTGAGCTGGGGGCTGGGCTGCGGCCGACCCAATCTGCCTGGAGTCTACACCCGGGTCAGCAAGTTCACCTCCTGGATTTACAGCCATATCAGCTGA
- the LOC117388723 gene encoding suppressor of tumorigenicity 14 protein homolog, which yields MRTLPKSKTCQVYCVSEDELSSQTTTQGEGRLKEPIQTPSPPTKPEQQRAEGGAPVCASWRRWLLGLSLFIHSSVAIALTLHFSRSPPSSVFFLGGCVEFTNLSFSSELVDSTSARFRLQAQALSHYFSELYESTPWSTYYLGSGITAFSEGAAGLNVFYWSKFSAPEDVAIAIRQSNPGRLQRRLPGINKVLQDSHHEQRYFMEQDPDMLHLLGLDPDDFESEEKSDKFKNPNSIQGGKWQLGFQAMSFDLYAKYGNNRTLSLVNPKKPYYQWRLRVPSGHVVRLVVLTLQGATPGSCIAHKLSAYDFLLPLQNKIIARWCGLPVSGSSPVMKLMSSGNVMLVTFSFSRQRDGAVFKAYFQAIPKAGCGGSISSWNGSISSPYYPSFYPPNTECTWTVRTPMPGYLISMTIVKFDIQDSSSSDGCEKDWLDIGGVKLCNPIVESTKKRVFSSPLSIQFYSDESITHPGFYLIYRAFSPEGTCPRQFRCGDGRCIPLRKVCDGVRDCADGRDEAKCNSCRPSEVQCANGQCKSHSSQCVTQSTCSDSSEEGTCGSKCYHVCPNKQCLPKSSLCDGVVDCKDRSDELNCTRAYVKGCSSNSYKCANGKCVSKVNPECDGVKDCFDGSDELRCACGTRPRKRTKIVGGSDAGAGSWPWQVSLQMERYGHVCGATLVGSRWLISAAHCFQDSDAIKYSDSRAWRAFMGMRVMTSGISGAANRQIRRILIHPKYDQFTSDYDIALLELSIPIFFNDLVQPVCIPAPSHSFTTGTSCYVTGWGVLMEDGELASRLQEASVKIISRNACNKLYDDAVTPRMLCAGNLQGGVDACQGDSGGPLVCLERGRRWFLAGIVSWGEGCARQNRPGVYTQVVKFSDWIHQQTKGQV from the exons ATGAGGACTCTCCCTAAAAGTAAAACTTGTCAAGTCTACTGCGTCTCTGAAGATGAACTCTCAAGCCAAACCACTACACAG GGAGAGGGGAGGTTGAAGGAGCCCATCCAGACACCAAGCCCCCCCACAAAGCCGGAGCAGCAAAGAGCTGAGGGGGGGGCTCCAGTGTGTGCCTCTTGGAGGAGATGGCTGTTAGGTCTTTcacttttcattcattcaagtgTAGCCATTGCACTGACACTCCACTTCTCCAGAT ctcctccctcctcagtGTTCTTTCTCGGTGGCTGCGTGGAGTTCACAAACTTGAGTTTTTCCTCAGAGCTCGTAGACTCCACATCTGCGCGTTTTCGCCTGCAGGCTCAGGCTCTAAGCCATTAT TTTTCTGAACTCTATGAGTCCACGCCGTGGAGCACTTACTATCTGGGCTCAGGAATCACTGCCTTCAG CGAAGGAGCAGCAGGACTTAATGTTTTCTATTGGAGTAAATTTTCTGCCCCAGAAGATGTTGCTATTGCAATCCGCCAATCCAACCCAGGGAGGTTACAGCGTCGACTCCCAGGCATCAATAAAGTTCTGCAGGACAGTCACCACGAGCAGCGCTACTTCATGGAGCAAGACCCAGACATGCTTCACCTGTTGG GACTGGATCCTGATGACTTTGAATCTGAAGAAAAATCTGACAAATTTAAGAATCCAAACAGCATCCAGGGTGGAAAGTGGCAGCTTGGTTTCCAGG CTATGTCCTTCGACTTATATGCCAAATATGGGAACAACCGCACCCTGAGCCTTGTGAATCCTAAGAAGCCCTACTATCAGTGGCGTCTGCGTGTGCCATCGGGACATGTGGTCCGGCTGGTGGTTTTGACTCTTCAAGGAGCCACTCCAGGCAGCTGTATTGCTCACAAGCTCTCTGCCTATGACTTCTTACTTCCTTTACAAAACAAGATCATTGCAAG ATGGTGTGGACTACCTGTTTCTGGGTCATCTCCGGTCATGAAGCTCATGTCGTCTGGAAATGTCATGTTGGTCACTTTCTCCTTCAGCAGACAAAGAGACGGAGCCGTCTTTAAAGCTTATTTCCAGGCCATTCCAAAAGCAG GTTGTGGGGGGTCAATTTCATCCTGGAATGGTTCAATTTCTTCCCCTTACTACCCATCCTTCTATCCTCCAAatacagagtgcacctggacAGTACGG accCCGATGCCTGGATATCTGATCTCCATGACAATTGTGAAATTTGACATTCAGGATTCTTCCTCATCGGATGGCTGTGAGAAGGACTGGCTGGACATTGGAGGTGTCAA acTATGTAATCCTATTGTGGAGAGCACCAAGAAGCGCGTGTTCTCATCTCCACTGTCCATCCAGTTTTACTCAGATGAATCCATCACTCACCCGGGTTTCTATCTGATCTACAGAGCGTTTTCCCCAGAGGGCA CATGTCCACGGCAGTTTCGCTGTGGGGATGGGCGCTGCATTCCACTGAGAAAAGTTTGTGATGGAGTACGAGATTGCGCTGATGGACGGGATGAAGCTAAATGCA attCCTGCAGGCCCAGTGAGGTGCAGTGTGCCAATGGACAGTGCAAGTCTCATAGCAGTCAGTGTGTGACCCAGAGCACCTGTTCAGACAGCAGTGAGGAGGGCACATGTG GCAGCAAGTGCTACCATGTGTGCCCAAATAAGCAGTGTTTACCAAAGTCTTCATTGTGTGATGGTGTTGTTGACTGTAAAGATCGAAGTGATGAACTCAACTGCACTAGAGCAT ATGTAAAAGGCTGCTCTTCAAACTCTTATAAATGTGCCAATGGAAAATGTGTGAGTAAGGTCAATCCTGAGTGTGATGGTGTGAAGGATTGCTTTGATGGATCTGACGAACTGCGATGTG CCTGTGGGACCAGGCCCAGAAAGCGCACCAAGATTGTGGGAGGATCTGACGCAGGTGCGGGCTCCTGGCCTTGGCAGGTCAGTCTGCAGATGGAGCGATATGGCCATGTGTGTGGAGCCACTCTCGTTGGCAGTCGCTGGCTTATTTCAGCTGCCCACTGCTTTCAGGACTCAGATGCAATCAA ATATTCTGATTCTCGTGCTTGGCGGGCGTTCATGGGAATGCGTGTGATGACATCAGGAATCAGTGGGGCAGCCAACAGACAGATCCGTCGAATACTCATTCATCCAAAATATGACCAGTTTACCTCAGACTATGACATCGCCCTGCTGGAGCTCAGCATACCCATCTTTTTCAATGACCTAGTGCAGCCAGTGTGCATCCCTGCCCCATCACACTCCTTCACCACAGGAACCAGCTGCTACGTCACCGGCTGGGGGGTTCTCATGGAGGACG GTGAACTGGCTTCTCGGTTACAAGAGGCTTCTGTGAAGATAATTAGCAGAAATGCATGCAATAAGCTGTATGATGATGCTGTCACTCCCAGAATGCTTTGTGCCGGGAACTTACAGGGAGGGGTAGATGCCTGTCAG GGAGACTCGGGGGGGCCTCTGGTGTGCCTGGAGAGGGGCCGGCGCTGGTTTCTGGCTGGAATCGTGAGCTGGGGTGAGGGCTGTGCCAGGCAGAACCGACCTGGGGTCTACACACAGGTAGTCAAATTCTCTGACTGGATCCACCAGCAGACCAAAGGTCAAGTGTGA